The following proteins come from a genomic window of Populus nigra chromosome 6, ddPopNigr1.1, whole genome shotgun sequence:
- the LOC133697493 gene encoding putative cyclin-B3-1 isoform X2 — protein MVAAKGKFSVGINRVAEDAHTSRTGVRTFKVYSENEKMKDAASIKSARDNLLPARRISNKEVTLAITSDSKFPLTCNMKGSSKIVVQNKGKHDTSRLTVNQNARRKALADVSNVQSSCARNAAYGGLKSVISGGTGSRTVNLSSRKSATGKMKDNTSRKAGDFHASRKGNKDPRASLDDQKTNTKNHGRDFGINKSRRNAGNLVAAMRKSLPVLKGVSHADASNAKENDENFEKTKNISGFPVKVKVGKKVVSQGGVGRSHLWRNRVSDGFILMAPRDQINADARVSRKSVRPILKTEINHKTSRSKCISSSNKSECIAAISSKKIESATSCPENMPLVAHEEVTQGEPSPDSNNKSGADNKSNVITIRKSSRRRSYTSLLMTGSKLLEEHGEVIEQEKLPSIDDTFNQLEVAEYVDEIYEYYWVLEVQNLCLENYMAIHTEITPQMRGIVINWLIEVHFKFELMPETLYLMVTLLDRYLSQVEIKKSELQLVGLTALLLASKYEDFWHPRIKDLISISAESYTRGQMLVMEKFFLKKLKFRLNEPTPYVFMLRFLKAAQTDQKLEHLAFYLIELCLVEYKALKFKPSMLCASAIYVARSTLQVSPAWTPLLTRHTHYQVSQIRDCAEMILRFQKAARTSQLRVTYEKYMRPDLSGVAAIKPLNELPL, from the exons atgGTGGCTGCTAAA GGAAAATTCAGCGTGGGGATCAACCGTGTAGCTGAAGATGCCCATACTTCCAGAACAG GTGTTAGAACTTTTAAAGTCTATTCAGAAAACGAAAAGATGAAGGATGCTGCTAGCAT TAAATCTGCCCGAGATAATCTTCTTCCTGCAAG AAGGATATCCAACAAAGAAGTTACTCTTGCCATAACAAGTGATTCAAAG TTTCCCTTAACATGTAATATGAAGGGAAGTTCGAAAATTGTGGTGCAGAACAAAGGCAAACATGACACATCTAGACTGACTG TAAATCAAAATGCCAGAAGAAAAGCATTGGCTGATGTAAGCAATGTGCAGAGTAGCTGTGCAAGGAATGCGGCATATGGTGGTTTGAAATCAGT GATTTCAGGCGGTACAGGCTCTAGGACTGTGAATCTTTCATCAAGAAAATCTGCAACG GGAAAAATGAAGGATAATACAAGTAGAAAGGCTGGTGACTTTCATGCTTCTAGAAAAG GTAACAAAGATCCAAGGGCCTCTTTAGATGATCAGAAGACCAACACCAAGAATCATGGCCGTGATTTTGGCATTAATAAGAGCAG gagGAATGCAGGGAATTTGGTTGCAGCGATGAG GAAGTCTCTGCCAGTGCTGAAGGGGGTGAGCCATGCAGATGCAAGCAATGCAAAG GagaatgatgaaaactttgagAAAACTAAGAATATTAGTGGGTTTCCTG TTAAGGTTAAAGTGGGTAAGAAAGTAGTATCTCAAGGTGGCGTGGGTAGGAGCCATCTATGGAGAAATAGAGTGAGTGATGGCTTCATATTAAT GGCTCCCAGGGATCAAATTAATGCTGATGCCCGTGTATCCAGAAAATCTGTCAGG CCAATACTAAAGACTGAAATTAACCATAAGACCTCAAGATCAAAGTGCATCTCTAGTTCAAACAAGTCCGAGTGCATTGCTGCTATATCATCAAAGAAAATAGAATCTGCAACGTCTTGTCCAGAAAACATGCCGTTGGTCGCCCATGAAGAAGTTACTCAAGGAGAACCTTCACCTGACAGCAACAACAAGTCAGGCGCtgataacaaatcaaatgtcatCACCATAAGAAAATCAAGTCGAAGGAGATCCTATACATCTTTATTAATGACAGGATCAAAG TTACTAGAGGAGCATGGTGAAGTTATCGAGCAGGAAAAGCTACCAAGTATAGATGATACTTTCAATCAACTGGAAGTTGCTGAGTATGTTGACGAGATATACGAGTACTATTGGGTTTTGGAG GTGCAGAATTTATGTCTGGAAAATTACATGGCAATTCACACAGAAATTACACCTCAAATGCGGGGCATAGTCATCAACTGGCTAATTGAA GTACACTTCAAATTTGAATTAATGCCGGAAACACTTTATCTAATGGTTACATTGTTAGATCGATACCTATCTCAAGTCGAAATTAAGAAGAGTGAACTGCAGTTGGTTGGTCTTACAGCACTGCTTCTGGCATCAAAATACGAAGATTTTTGGCATCCtagg ATCAAAGATTTAATTAGCATCTCGGCTGAGTCATACACAAGAGGCCAAATGCTTGTGATG GAGAAGTTTTTTCTTAAGAAGTTGAAGTTTCGTCTGAATGAGCCGACTCCGTATGTTTTCATGTTGAGGTTTCTCAAGGCTGCTCAAACAGACCAGAAG CTTGAGCATTTAGCATTCTACCTCATCGAACTCTGCTTGGTTGAATATAAAGCTTTAAAGTTCAAACCTTCAATGCTATGTGCATCAGCTATCTATGTTGCTCGGTCTACCTTGCAAGTATCTCCAGCTTGGACTCCTTTGCTTACCAGACATACACATTATCAAGTCTCCCAAATCAG gGACTGTGCTGAGATGATATTGAGATTTCAAAAGGCTGCAAGAACATCACAGTTGAGAGTTACGTACGAGAAGTACATGAGGCCTGATCTCAGTGGCGTTGCAGCAATAAAACCCTTGAATGAACTTCCACTTTGA
- the LOC133697493 gene encoding putative cyclin-B3-1 isoform X4, protein MVAAKGKFSVGINRVAEDAHTSRTGVRTFKVYSENEKMKDAASIKSARDNLLPARRISNKEVTLAITSDSKNKGKHDTSRLTVNQNARRKALADVSNVQSSCARNAAYGGLKSVISGGTGSRTVNLSSRKSATGKMKDNTSRKAGDFHASRKVGNKDPRASLDDQKTNTKNHGRDFGINKSRRNAGNLVAAMRKSLPVLKGVSHADASNAKENDENFEKTKNISGFPVKVKVGKKVVSQGGVGRSHLWRNRVSDGFILMAPRDQINADARVSRKSVRPILKTEINHKTSRSKCISSSNKSECIAAISSKKIESATSCPENMPLVAHEEVTQGEPSPDSNNKSGADNKSNVITIRKSSRRRSYTSLLMTGSKLLEEHGEVIEQEKLPSIDDTFNQLEVAEYVDEIYEYYWVLEVQNLCLENYMAIHTEITPQMRGIVINWLIEVHFKFELMPETLYLMVTLLDRYLSQVEIKKSELQLVGLTALLLASKYEDFWHPRIKDLISISAESYTRGQMLVMEKFFLKKLKFRLNEPTPYVFMLRFLKAAQTDQKLEHLAFYLIELCLVEYKALKFKPSMLCASAIYVARSTLQVSPAWTPLLTRHTHYQVSQIRDCAEMILRFQKAARTSQLRVTYEKYMRPDLSGVAAIKPLNELPL, encoded by the exons atgGTGGCTGCTAAA GGAAAATTCAGCGTGGGGATCAACCGTGTAGCTGAAGATGCCCATACTTCCAGAACAG GTGTTAGAACTTTTAAAGTCTATTCAGAAAACGAAAAGATGAAGGATGCTGCTAGCAT TAAATCTGCCCGAGATAATCTTCTTCCTGCAAG AAGGATATCCAACAAAGAAGTTACTCTTGCCATAACAAGTGATTCAAAG AACAAAGGCAAACATGACACATCTAGACTGACTG TAAATCAAAATGCCAGAAGAAAAGCATTGGCTGATGTAAGCAATGTGCAGAGTAGCTGTGCAAGGAATGCGGCATATGGTGGTTTGAAATCAGT GATTTCAGGCGGTACAGGCTCTAGGACTGTGAATCTTTCATCAAGAAAATCTGCAACG GGAAAAATGAAGGATAATACAAGTAGAAAGGCTGGTGACTTTCATGCTTCTAGAAAAG TAGGTAACAAAGATCCAAGGGCCTCTTTAGATGATCAGAAGACCAACACCAAGAATCATGGCCGTGATTTTGGCATTAATAAGAGCAG gagGAATGCAGGGAATTTGGTTGCAGCGATGAG GAAGTCTCTGCCAGTGCTGAAGGGGGTGAGCCATGCAGATGCAAGCAATGCAAAG GagaatgatgaaaactttgagAAAACTAAGAATATTAGTGGGTTTCCTG TTAAGGTTAAAGTGGGTAAGAAAGTAGTATCTCAAGGTGGCGTGGGTAGGAGCCATCTATGGAGAAATAGAGTGAGTGATGGCTTCATATTAAT GGCTCCCAGGGATCAAATTAATGCTGATGCCCGTGTATCCAGAAAATCTGTCAGG CCAATACTAAAGACTGAAATTAACCATAAGACCTCAAGATCAAAGTGCATCTCTAGTTCAAACAAGTCCGAGTGCATTGCTGCTATATCATCAAAGAAAATAGAATCTGCAACGTCTTGTCCAGAAAACATGCCGTTGGTCGCCCATGAAGAAGTTACTCAAGGAGAACCTTCACCTGACAGCAACAACAAGTCAGGCGCtgataacaaatcaaatgtcatCACCATAAGAAAATCAAGTCGAAGGAGATCCTATACATCTTTATTAATGACAGGATCAAAG TTACTAGAGGAGCATGGTGAAGTTATCGAGCAGGAAAAGCTACCAAGTATAGATGATACTTTCAATCAACTGGAAGTTGCTGAGTATGTTGACGAGATATACGAGTACTATTGGGTTTTGGAG GTGCAGAATTTATGTCTGGAAAATTACATGGCAATTCACACAGAAATTACACCTCAAATGCGGGGCATAGTCATCAACTGGCTAATTGAA GTACACTTCAAATTTGAATTAATGCCGGAAACACTTTATCTAATGGTTACATTGTTAGATCGATACCTATCTCAAGTCGAAATTAAGAAGAGTGAACTGCAGTTGGTTGGTCTTACAGCACTGCTTCTGGCATCAAAATACGAAGATTTTTGGCATCCtagg ATCAAAGATTTAATTAGCATCTCGGCTGAGTCATACACAAGAGGCCAAATGCTTGTGATG GAGAAGTTTTTTCTTAAGAAGTTGAAGTTTCGTCTGAATGAGCCGACTCCGTATGTTTTCATGTTGAGGTTTCTCAAGGCTGCTCAAACAGACCAGAAG CTTGAGCATTTAGCATTCTACCTCATCGAACTCTGCTTGGTTGAATATAAAGCTTTAAAGTTCAAACCTTCAATGCTATGTGCATCAGCTATCTATGTTGCTCGGTCTACCTTGCAAGTATCTCCAGCTTGGACTCCTTTGCTTACCAGACATACACATTATCAAGTCTCCCAAATCAG gGACTGTGCTGAGATGATATTGAGATTTCAAAAGGCTGCAAGAACATCACAGTTGAGAGTTACGTACGAGAAGTACATGAGGCCTGATCTCAGTGGCGTTGCAGCAATAAAACCCTTGAATGAACTTCCACTTTGA
- the LOC133697493 gene encoding putative cyclin-B3-1 isoform X1: MVAAKGKFSVGINRVAEDAHTSRTGVRTFKVYSENEKMKDAASIKSARDNLLPARRISNKEVTLAITSDSKFPLTCNMKGSSKIVVQNKGKHDTSRLTVNQNARRKALADVSNVQSSCARNAAYGGLKSVISGGTGSRTVNLSSRKSATGKMKDNTSRKAGDFHASRKVGNKDPRASLDDQKTNTKNHGRDFGINKSRRNAGNLVAAMRKSLPVLKGVSHADASNAKENDENFEKTKNISGFPVKVKVGKKVVSQGGVGRSHLWRNRVSDGFILMAPRDQINADARVSRKSVRPILKTEINHKTSRSKCISSSNKSECIAAISSKKIESATSCPENMPLVAHEEVTQGEPSPDSNNKSGADNKSNVITIRKSSRRRSYTSLLMTGSKLLEEHGEVIEQEKLPSIDDTFNQLEVAEYVDEIYEYYWVLEVQNLCLENYMAIHTEITPQMRGIVINWLIEVHFKFELMPETLYLMVTLLDRYLSQVEIKKSELQLVGLTALLLASKYEDFWHPRIKDLISISAESYTRGQMLVMEKFFLKKLKFRLNEPTPYVFMLRFLKAAQTDQKLEHLAFYLIELCLVEYKALKFKPSMLCASAIYVARSTLQVSPAWTPLLTRHTHYQVSQIRDCAEMILRFQKAARTSQLRVTYEKYMRPDLSGVAAIKPLNELPL; this comes from the exons atgGTGGCTGCTAAA GGAAAATTCAGCGTGGGGATCAACCGTGTAGCTGAAGATGCCCATACTTCCAGAACAG GTGTTAGAACTTTTAAAGTCTATTCAGAAAACGAAAAGATGAAGGATGCTGCTAGCAT TAAATCTGCCCGAGATAATCTTCTTCCTGCAAG AAGGATATCCAACAAAGAAGTTACTCTTGCCATAACAAGTGATTCAAAG TTTCCCTTAACATGTAATATGAAGGGAAGTTCGAAAATTGTGGTGCAGAACAAAGGCAAACATGACACATCTAGACTGACTG TAAATCAAAATGCCAGAAGAAAAGCATTGGCTGATGTAAGCAATGTGCAGAGTAGCTGTGCAAGGAATGCGGCATATGGTGGTTTGAAATCAGT GATTTCAGGCGGTACAGGCTCTAGGACTGTGAATCTTTCATCAAGAAAATCTGCAACG GGAAAAATGAAGGATAATACAAGTAGAAAGGCTGGTGACTTTCATGCTTCTAGAAAAG TAGGTAACAAAGATCCAAGGGCCTCTTTAGATGATCAGAAGACCAACACCAAGAATCATGGCCGTGATTTTGGCATTAATAAGAGCAG gagGAATGCAGGGAATTTGGTTGCAGCGATGAG GAAGTCTCTGCCAGTGCTGAAGGGGGTGAGCCATGCAGATGCAAGCAATGCAAAG GagaatgatgaaaactttgagAAAACTAAGAATATTAGTGGGTTTCCTG TTAAGGTTAAAGTGGGTAAGAAAGTAGTATCTCAAGGTGGCGTGGGTAGGAGCCATCTATGGAGAAATAGAGTGAGTGATGGCTTCATATTAAT GGCTCCCAGGGATCAAATTAATGCTGATGCCCGTGTATCCAGAAAATCTGTCAGG CCAATACTAAAGACTGAAATTAACCATAAGACCTCAAGATCAAAGTGCATCTCTAGTTCAAACAAGTCCGAGTGCATTGCTGCTATATCATCAAAGAAAATAGAATCTGCAACGTCTTGTCCAGAAAACATGCCGTTGGTCGCCCATGAAGAAGTTACTCAAGGAGAACCTTCACCTGACAGCAACAACAAGTCAGGCGCtgataacaaatcaaatgtcatCACCATAAGAAAATCAAGTCGAAGGAGATCCTATACATCTTTATTAATGACAGGATCAAAG TTACTAGAGGAGCATGGTGAAGTTATCGAGCAGGAAAAGCTACCAAGTATAGATGATACTTTCAATCAACTGGAAGTTGCTGAGTATGTTGACGAGATATACGAGTACTATTGGGTTTTGGAG GTGCAGAATTTATGTCTGGAAAATTACATGGCAATTCACACAGAAATTACACCTCAAATGCGGGGCATAGTCATCAACTGGCTAATTGAA GTACACTTCAAATTTGAATTAATGCCGGAAACACTTTATCTAATGGTTACATTGTTAGATCGATACCTATCTCAAGTCGAAATTAAGAAGAGTGAACTGCAGTTGGTTGGTCTTACAGCACTGCTTCTGGCATCAAAATACGAAGATTTTTGGCATCCtagg ATCAAAGATTTAATTAGCATCTCGGCTGAGTCATACACAAGAGGCCAAATGCTTGTGATG GAGAAGTTTTTTCTTAAGAAGTTGAAGTTTCGTCTGAATGAGCCGACTCCGTATGTTTTCATGTTGAGGTTTCTCAAGGCTGCTCAAACAGACCAGAAG CTTGAGCATTTAGCATTCTACCTCATCGAACTCTGCTTGGTTGAATATAAAGCTTTAAAGTTCAAACCTTCAATGCTATGTGCATCAGCTATCTATGTTGCTCGGTCTACCTTGCAAGTATCTCCAGCTTGGACTCCTTTGCTTACCAGACATACACATTATCAAGTCTCCCAAATCAG gGACTGTGCTGAGATGATATTGAGATTTCAAAAGGCTGCAAGAACATCACAGTTGAGAGTTACGTACGAGAAGTACATGAGGCCTGATCTCAGTGGCGTTGCAGCAATAAAACCCTTGAATGAACTTCCACTTTGA
- the LOC133697493 gene encoding putative cyclin-B3-1 isoform X3, protein MVAAKGKFSVGINRVAEDAHTSRTGVRTFKVYSENEKMKDAASIKSARDNLLPARRISNKEVTLAITSDSKGSSKIVVQNKGKHDTSRLTVNQNARRKALADVSNVQSSCARNAAYGGLKSVISGGTGSRTVNLSSRKSATGKMKDNTSRKAGDFHASRKVGNKDPRASLDDQKTNTKNHGRDFGINKSRRNAGNLVAAMRKSLPVLKGVSHADASNAKENDENFEKTKNISGFPVKVKVGKKVVSQGGVGRSHLWRNRVSDGFILMAPRDQINADARVSRKSVRPILKTEINHKTSRSKCISSSNKSECIAAISSKKIESATSCPENMPLVAHEEVTQGEPSPDSNNKSGADNKSNVITIRKSSRRRSYTSLLMTGSKLLEEHGEVIEQEKLPSIDDTFNQLEVAEYVDEIYEYYWVLEVQNLCLENYMAIHTEITPQMRGIVINWLIEVHFKFELMPETLYLMVTLLDRYLSQVEIKKSELQLVGLTALLLASKYEDFWHPRIKDLISISAESYTRGQMLVMEKFFLKKLKFRLNEPTPYVFMLRFLKAAQTDQKLEHLAFYLIELCLVEYKALKFKPSMLCASAIYVARSTLQVSPAWTPLLTRHTHYQVSQIRDCAEMILRFQKAARTSQLRVTYEKYMRPDLSGVAAIKPLNELPL, encoded by the exons atgGTGGCTGCTAAA GGAAAATTCAGCGTGGGGATCAACCGTGTAGCTGAAGATGCCCATACTTCCAGAACAG GTGTTAGAACTTTTAAAGTCTATTCAGAAAACGAAAAGATGAAGGATGCTGCTAGCAT TAAATCTGCCCGAGATAATCTTCTTCCTGCAAG AAGGATATCCAACAAAGAAGTTACTCTTGCCATAACAAGTGATTCAAAG GGAAGTTCGAAAATTGTGGTGCAGAACAAAGGCAAACATGACACATCTAGACTGACTG TAAATCAAAATGCCAGAAGAAAAGCATTGGCTGATGTAAGCAATGTGCAGAGTAGCTGTGCAAGGAATGCGGCATATGGTGGTTTGAAATCAGT GATTTCAGGCGGTACAGGCTCTAGGACTGTGAATCTTTCATCAAGAAAATCTGCAACG GGAAAAATGAAGGATAATACAAGTAGAAAGGCTGGTGACTTTCATGCTTCTAGAAAAG TAGGTAACAAAGATCCAAGGGCCTCTTTAGATGATCAGAAGACCAACACCAAGAATCATGGCCGTGATTTTGGCATTAATAAGAGCAG gagGAATGCAGGGAATTTGGTTGCAGCGATGAG GAAGTCTCTGCCAGTGCTGAAGGGGGTGAGCCATGCAGATGCAAGCAATGCAAAG GagaatgatgaaaactttgagAAAACTAAGAATATTAGTGGGTTTCCTG TTAAGGTTAAAGTGGGTAAGAAAGTAGTATCTCAAGGTGGCGTGGGTAGGAGCCATCTATGGAGAAATAGAGTGAGTGATGGCTTCATATTAAT GGCTCCCAGGGATCAAATTAATGCTGATGCCCGTGTATCCAGAAAATCTGTCAGG CCAATACTAAAGACTGAAATTAACCATAAGACCTCAAGATCAAAGTGCATCTCTAGTTCAAACAAGTCCGAGTGCATTGCTGCTATATCATCAAAGAAAATAGAATCTGCAACGTCTTGTCCAGAAAACATGCCGTTGGTCGCCCATGAAGAAGTTACTCAAGGAGAACCTTCACCTGACAGCAACAACAAGTCAGGCGCtgataacaaatcaaatgtcatCACCATAAGAAAATCAAGTCGAAGGAGATCCTATACATCTTTATTAATGACAGGATCAAAG TTACTAGAGGAGCATGGTGAAGTTATCGAGCAGGAAAAGCTACCAAGTATAGATGATACTTTCAATCAACTGGAAGTTGCTGAGTATGTTGACGAGATATACGAGTACTATTGGGTTTTGGAG GTGCAGAATTTATGTCTGGAAAATTACATGGCAATTCACACAGAAATTACACCTCAAATGCGGGGCATAGTCATCAACTGGCTAATTGAA GTACACTTCAAATTTGAATTAATGCCGGAAACACTTTATCTAATGGTTACATTGTTAGATCGATACCTATCTCAAGTCGAAATTAAGAAGAGTGAACTGCAGTTGGTTGGTCTTACAGCACTGCTTCTGGCATCAAAATACGAAGATTTTTGGCATCCtagg ATCAAAGATTTAATTAGCATCTCGGCTGAGTCATACACAAGAGGCCAAATGCTTGTGATG GAGAAGTTTTTTCTTAAGAAGTTGAAGTTTCGTCTGAATGAGCCGACTCCGTATGTTTTCATGTTGAGGTTTCTCAAGGCTGCTCAAACAGACCAGAAG CTTGAGCATTTAGCATTCTACCTCATCGAACTCTGCTTGGTTGAATATAAAGCTTTAAAGTTCAAACCTTCAATGCTATGTGCATCAGCTATCTATGTTGCTCGGTCTACCTTGCAAGTATCTCCAGCTTGGACTCCTTTGCTTACCAGACATACACATTATCAAGTCTCCCAAATCAG gGACTGTGCTGAGATGATATTGAGATTTCAAAAGGCTGCAAGAACATCACAGTTGAGAGTTACGTACGAGAAGTACATGAGGCCTGATCTCAGTGGCGTTGCAGCAATAAAACCCTTGAATGAACTTCCACTTTGA